A segment of the Lelliottia amnigena genome:
AGTTTCAGGCCGCGATAGCCAGTCAGGAACAAATGCCTGACAGTGCGCGAGCAGATTTCGCCAGGGCTGCCGCGCTGCCAGATCGCCGCCGGGTAGCGCTACGGCAGGCAATCCGCCCAGGTGTTCGCACGTCAGATAGTTTACGCGCAGGCACTCACCGCCCCACAACGCACCGTTTTCACCCATTCCGATACCGTCGAGCGTCAGCGCGATAACATCGCCGCCCTCCAGCGGCCAGCCATTTTCGGCCAGACACGCCGCAGCATGGGCATGGTGGTGCAATACCGTCTGTGTTGGCAGCGCCATTTCGTTGGCCCATTTCGCGCTGCGATAGCCCGGATGGGCGTCACACACGGTGTGCTCAGGGCGAAAATGATACATCTGCTGAATCACCGCTAGCGCACCGCGCCACTGGCTCGCCACACCTTCATCGCCCAGATCGCCAAAATGCTGGCTCAACACCGCCTGCCCGTCGCGTACCAGACAAAACGTATTTTTCATGTCTGCGCCCAGCGCCAGTATCGGCGGAATATCCTTAAACCCATCAGGCAACGTCATCGCATCCGGCACGTAGCCCCGCGCACGACGCAGCATCACGCCTTCATCGTCCACAACGGAATCATCCATCCGCTGCAAGATGTCGCGGTTGTGCAGCAAAAATCCGTCAGCGATATTGTCCAGATCATTCAGCGCTTGCTGATTTGTCATCGCGGGGGTTTACCGCTGAGGTTTCCGGACGTCATCACCAGCGGACAGGCCATGCCATCCATCAGCAGATGTTGGAGCGGATTTGAAGGGAGCATCACGCCAATCGTATCCAGACCGGGCGCAATCTCATGCGGCAGATCGGGGAGAAACATTTTTGATGTCAGGACTATAGGCGCAGCAGGTGATTTCAGTAATTCCTGAACGGAGGCCGGTAAATGCGCGATGTCCGTCACCATCACCGCCAGCGGTTTAGCCGGGCGATGTTTGCGCTCCCTCAACCGGGCGATCGCCAGAACATTGCGAGCATCGCAAACCAGATGAAACCCGCCGAGGCTTTTGATGGCCACAATCCCCCCGGCTTTGAGCGATGTGACCGCCGCTTGCAGCGCGTTTTCGCGTGAACAGCGTTCATTACCGGATCGCCATTCCAGCGCCGGTCCGCAGTCCGGGCAGGCGACAGGCTGGGCGTGGAAGCGGCGGTCAGCGGGATTCCGGTACTCTTCATCGCACGGGGCGCAAAGCGGGAAATTCGCCATCGACGTTGCCGGACGATCGTAGGGCATGGCGCGAATAATGGTAAAGCGCGGGCCGCAGTGGGTGCAGTTGATAAACGGATAGCGATAGCGGCGCTCACGCGGGTCGCGCATTTCCGCGAGACACGCGGGGCAAGTGGCGGCATCCGGCACGATTTGAGTTGCCATCGACCCAGCCGCGCTGCGCCGGATAGTAAATTCCGCAGGCGGGCGCGGCCAATGAAATGGCTGCGTCTCCACTTCATCAATGCGTGCCAGCGGCGGGCACTGCTGCAAGAGTTGCTCGGTAAACGCCACCGCATCGCCCGACAAGCGCACCAGCACGCCCTCGCCATCGTTGCAGACATCCCCGCGCAAATGCAGCTGATTCGCCAGTTGCCAGACGAACGGGCGAAACCCCACGCCCTGCACTTTGCCGCGCACCCGCAGCTGTACGCCGCCGTCACTCATCGTCAGAACAGCATGGCAGACGACGTATCAAACGCCGCACGACGACGTTTTTCGGCACTCATCTGTTCAAGTTTATTGCGATCCACACACACCAGCGCGTGTGTCGGACAGGCCTCCATACATGCAGGACCGGTTTCACGGTGATGGCACAAATCGCATTTGTTGGCTTCGGCTTTATCCGCACGCACGCTCAGACCGGCGCCACTGTTACGCACAACCGGACGCACCACCACCTCCATCGCACCATACGGGCACGCCACCACGCAGGTTTTGCAGCCAATACAGCGCTCCTGCATCACCTGCACAAAACCATTTTCACGATTGATGGCGCCGTTAGGGCAGACGTTGGCGCACGGGGCATCTTCGCACTGACGACAGATAGCCGCCGTCGAAATATTCACGCCTTTAATGACATGAATACGCGGCAGAAAAGATTCCGGGGTAAGGGACGCACAATCCTGCTGCGCCTGATGCGACACCACACACGCCACTTCGCAGGTGCGGCAGCCAATACATTTACTCGCATCAGCCATAATAAAACGGTTCATTTGCTTCTCCAGCATGACATTCATGCGGCAAAACATACATAAACCGTGCCATGTTTTAGTGGGCTGATTTCACTGGATTTATCGAAGGCAACGGTCTGTCATCGACACAAGTGACGATGACACCTGTCGACGTTAGACATGCGGTCCGGCAATCACCGAGTCACGCAGGATCAGTTCACCACTGAACGTTTGCTGCAAGGTAAAGTCGCCACCGTCGAGCATGAAAATAAGGCGGCTGATGGTCTCTTTGATCATCTCCGTCACCGGAATCCGCACGCTGGAAAGCGACGGAATGATGTACGGCGCGATGGATACATCATCGAAACCAATGACTGAGACCTGGCCCGGCGTGGCGACGCCGCTGTCATGCAGCTGTTTCACCGCGCCAATCGCCATGTCGTCGTTGCTGGCCACCAGCGCGGTAAATGTCTCACCGCGCGACAGCAGCGTTGAAACGCCCAACGCTCCGCTTTCGGGGTTCCATTTTCCCTCCACGATCAAGGCGTCATTCAGGGGAATGTGATGCTGTGCCAGCGCGTCTTTGTACCCGGAAAGGCGCTCGATCCCAGTAGGAGAATCCAGCGATCCGGTGATAAACGCAATGTCGCGATGCCCCATGTCAATCAGCTGCGACACCGCCGCCTGACACGAGGCTTTATGATCTGACCAAACGCAGTGGCTGCTGTTTTTACGCAGGCGGCGGTTAAGCACCATAATCGGCTGTTCGTGTTTCTGAATGATGTCATCCATCTCCTCCACGCTCAAAAAGCGCGGATAGATGATGATCGCATCGCAGCGCATATCAAGCAGATACTGAATCGCTTCGCGCTCTTCATCGGCGCTGTGCTTGCCATCGGCCAGGATCAGCTGCCGCCCTTTCTCTTCGGTCATTCGCGCGGCGTGGAACAACAGTTCGCTAAAATAGACGCCGTGATACAAGGTGTTGGTCACCACCAGCCCGAGAGTTTGCGTACGTCTTGTTGCCAGGTTTCGTGCCAGCAAATTGGGCCGATAACCGCTCTCTTCGATCGCCTGAAAAACGCGATCTTTGGTCTCCTGGCTCACATAGCCATTGCCCGACAACACCCGCGACACCGTCGCTTTCGACACCCCTGCCCGCTTCGCCACTTCCAGCATCGTGGTCATTGTATTTTTCCCTCTCAACCTGATGAGCCGCAGTGTACTGCACTGCGTAAACATTGTCGCAGCACGAATCTCACGCTTTCAATATGCCAAAGTGATCGTTATCACGAATATAAAAAATGTACATATTTCGATCTTGTTTCATATTAGAAAACTATTCATGATTTTGTGAAACCGGTTTCCTACCCATTCTCAAAACGACAACAGGATCTCACCCGATGGCCAAAAATTATGCTGCACTGGCGAACGATGTCGTCAGCGCGCTCGGCGGTAAAGACAACGTCGCTGCCGTCACCCACTGTATGACGCGCCTGCGTTTCGTGCTGCACGACGAAAGTAAAGTGGATACCGCGACGCTGAAAAGCCTCAGCGGCGTGCTCGGCGTGGTGCGTAATGACAACCAGTGCCAGGTGATTATCGGCAACACCGTTTCACAAGCGTATCGCGAAGTGGTGAGCCTGCTCCCGGCAGGAATGCAGCCCGCTCAGCCGCAGGGCCCGCAAAAACTCACGCTTAAGCGCATCGGGGCCGGAATACTGGACGCGTTGATCGGTACGATGTCTCCGCTGATCCCGGCGATCATTGGCGGCTCAATGGTGAAGCTGCTGGCAATGATTCTGGAAATGACCGGTGTGCTACCAAAAGGCGCGCCGACACTGACTATTCTGACGGTTATCGGCGACGGCGCATTCTTCTTCCTGCCGCTGATGGTCGCCGCGTCCGCCGCGATTAAATTCAAAACCAACGTGTCGTTGGCAATTGCCATCGCCGGCGTACTGGTGCATCCGAGTTTTATCGAACTGATGGCGAAAGCCGCGCAGGGCGAGCACGTTGAGTTCGCATTTATTCCAGTGACCGCGGTGAAATACACCTACACCGTGATCCCCGCGCTGGTGATGACCTGGTGTCTGTCGTACATCGAAGTCTGGGTAGACAAAATTACCCCTGCGGTGACCAAAAACTTCCTTAAACCGATGCTGATCGTGCTGATTGCGGCTCCGCTTGCCATCGTCTTAATTGGCCCGCTGGGGATCTGGATCGGTAGCGCCATCTCCGCGCTGGTTTACACTGTTCACGGTTATCTGGGCTGGCTGTCGGTCGCGATTATGGGCGCATTGTGGCCACTGCTGGTCATGACCGGGATGCACCGCGTATTTACCCCGACGATTATCCAGACCATTGCTGAAACGGGCAAAGAAGGGATGGTGATGCCGTCTGAGATTGGCGCAAACCTGTCACTCGGCGGTTCTTCTCTGGCGGTCGCCTGGAAAACCAAAAACCCGGAACTGCGCCAGACGGCGTTAGCGGCGGCGGCGTCTGCCATCATGGCGGGTATTTCTGAACCCGCGCTGTACGGTGTAGCAATCCGTCTGAAACGTCCTCTGATTGCGAGTTTAATCAGCGGGTTTATCTGCGGTGCAGTGGCCGGAATGGCCGGTCTTGCCAGCCATTCGATGGCCGCTCCAGGCCTGTTTACCAGCGTACAATTCTTTGATCCGGCCAACCCAATGACGATCGTATGGGTGTTTGGCGTGATGGCATTGGCGGTGGTGTTATCGTTTGTTCTGACCCTGCTCCTCGGCTTTGAGGATATCCCGGTCGAAGACGATGCAGAAAAAGCACGCGCCCTGCAAACCGCGCCGGTTCAGGCACAGGAAGCACGAGCATAAAATGAATAGCGAGGTAAAAATGTCTGTTTTTCCACAAGGATTTCTATGGGGCGGCGCACTGGCCGCCAACCAGAGTGAAGGCGCGTACCGCGAGGGCGGGAAAGGGCTGACCACGGTCGATATGATCCCCCACGGTGCCAGTCGCCTGGCGGTGAAGGTCGGTAAGGAAAAACGTTTTGCGCTGCGCGAGGACGAATTTTATCCGAGCCACGAGGCGATTGATTTTTACCATCGCTACAAAGAAGACATCGCCCTGATGGCAGAGATGGGGTTTACCGTTTTCCGCACGTCGATTGCCTGGAGCCGCCTCTATCCGAACGGCGACGAGCCGCTGCCCAATCAGGAAGGTATCGCCTTTTATCGTGCGGTTTTTGAAGAGTGCAAAAAGTACAACATCGAACCGCTGGTGACGCTGTGCCACTTTGACGTGCCGATGCATCTGGTCACTGAATATGGCTCATGGCGTAACCGTAAAATGGTCGATTTCTTCGCCCGTTATGCCCGTACCTGTTTTTGAAGAGTTTAACGGTCTGGTGAAATACTGGCTCACCTTCAACGAAATCAACATCATGCTCCACAGCCCGTTCTCCGGTGCCGGGCTGGTGTTTGAAGAGTGTGAAAACGAAGATCAGGTGAAATACCAGGCCGCGCACCATGAACTGGTCGCAAGTGCGCTGGCGACCAAAATCGCCCATGAAGTGAACCCGCAAAACCAGGTCGGATGTATGCTGGCGGGCGGTAATTTCTATCCTTACTCCTGCAAGCCGGAAGACGTGTGGATGGCGCTGGAGAAAGACCGCGAAAATCTGTTCTTTATCGACGTGCAGGCGCGCGGGCGCTATCCGTCCTACTCTGCCCGCGTATTTCGCGAAAAAGGGGTGACGATAGTTAAAGACCCTGGCGATGATGCGCTGCTGAAAAACACCGTCGATTTTGTGTCGTTCAGCTATTACGCCTCTCGCTGTGCCTCCGCAGACATGAATGCCAACAACACCAGCGCGGCAAACATCGTTAAATCGCTGCGTAATCCGCACATCGAAGTGAGCGCGTGGGGCTGGGGCATCGACCCGCTGGGCCTGCGCATCACCATGAACATGATGTACGACCGCTATCAGAAACCGCTGTTCCTGGTCGAAAATGGCCTGGGCGCAAAAGACGAGTTTGACGCCAACGGCGAGATCAACGACGACTACCGCATCAGCTACCTGCGCGAACACATCCGTGCAATGGGCGATGCGATCGAAGATGGCGTACCGCTTATCGGCTACACCTCATGGGGTTGTATTGATTTGGTGGCGGCATCGACGGGTGAAATGAGCAAGCGCTACGGGTTTGTTTACGTGGATCGTGACGACGCGGGCAACGGTTCATTGGATCGCATTCGGAAGAAATCGTTCTGGTGGTACAAAAAGGTGATAGCGAGTAACGGCGCGGATCTGGATTAGCCTGATGCCCTCACCCTCTCTCTGTGGGAGAGGGTAAGGGCGAGGGCAACAACTCACAGCTGAGCGAATCCCCCGTCCCCTTCCCACTGCGCAAGACGAGAGTAAACCACGTCTACTGCCTCTTTGATGGGCGGCGTCATCGGATAATAAAAACCGACAATATCGGGCTGAATGCCTAAAAATAGCACCTCAACCACATCGTCTTTAATCTGATCGACCAGATAATTGAGCGGCATATTGTGGGTGGTCATCATAAACATCTCGGCGATATCGTCGGGATCGACCAGACGGATTTCGCCGGGATTCAGCCCCATATCAGTGGCATCCACAATCAGCACCCGGTCCGGGCGCAATTCGCGAATGGCGACGACGTCGTTTTCGGGCGCACTGCCGCCATCAATCACCACCCAGTTTCCTTGCGGATGCACAGCGCACATTTCCGCCAGCAGCGGACCTGCGCCGTCATCACCCATCAGGCTATTGCCGACACACAGTAAAACGTCAGTCACGTATTCTCCTCACCATCAGGTAGATGGCGCTCTCCTGATGAATATCGTGCAGCATGCTGAGCACGGTTTTGCTCCACGCCTGCTGCTCGGGCGATTGTATTGCGAGTGCCGCATCAAACGCGTTCGCCAGCATCGCGATGTGGTTACTGTCGATAACGATTTCGCCATATTTCGGCACGCCCTCCATCTTGCGCCGCGCGGTGCTCCCCGCTTCCAGCGTGCCAATCCACGCCAGATATTCTTGCCACGGGCAACTTAACGCCGCTTCGAGGCAGTCGATCACCCCAAGGTGGTGACCAATCGCCAGGCTGTAATAAACCACCTGCTGCGCCGCATCCGGCGTGGCATCGTTTTCGTCAATAAACTTACGGCTCAGCTGACTGAACACCACCCTTTCACTCATCGGATACGCGCCTCATCGACGACCTGATTTAAGTTGGCAACGATCTCATTCAGTCGCGGATCGTTTTCTGCCTCCAGCCAGCGCGCCACCTGATGTTCGCCCTGGCTCAGCAGGCGCAGATAATCGTCGGCAATCTGGCGACCATAGCGATATCCCCGCTAGCCTGCGCGCAGTGCGATCGACTTTAACGCGCAGCGGCTGCACCATGTCCGGATGCAGGATCGTCGCGGGTTGACTGTCGATTTCACCCGGCTCGCGAGCGTGGATTTTCTGCTCCAGCAGACCCAGCGCCATGGCGAAACCGTACAGCGTGGCCGCTGGCGTCGGGGGACAGCCAGGAATATAGACATCGACCGGTACGATTTTGTCGGTGCCGCCCCACACGCAGTACAGATCGTGGAAAATCCCCCCGCTGTTACCGCAGGCGCCGTAAGAAATACAAATTTTCGGATCGGGGTGCAGACTGCCATGCCCGCAGCGCAGGTGAGCGCATCGCGCGGGTCATCGCGCCGGTAAACAGCAAAATATCGGCGTGACGCGGAGAGGGCACGACCTTAATACCAAAACGTTCGGCATCAAAAAGCGGTGACAGCGTGGCGAAGATTTCAATCTCGCAGCCGTTGCAGCCGCCGCAGTCGACGCGATAAACGTAGGCAGAGCGTTTGATTTTTTTCAGCAGCGACGCCTTCATATTGGCGATGGATTCGTCCACCGTCATCGGCACTGGAATGCCATTATCATCGCGCGGGCCGAGTAAATGGCTCATCAGCTGGCCTCTTTCATATGGCGAGTTAAATCGATGCGGTCGGACGGCAACAGGCATTTTTGGCGTTTGCAGTCCGGGCAGGTTTCAAAGCTTTCGCGGTGATGTTCTGCGCGGACGTCACCGTTGTGTTTCAGCAGCGCAATCGCGTAGTCGATCTCTTTTTGCACGGCAAAAAGGACGACTGCACCACCCGGCAGTTGCACAGGGCAAAGCGCGACTGCTGGAGAAAATCCTCTTTTTTCCATACCGCCAGTTCGTACTCTTGCGACAGCTTAATCGCCGCCGTTGGGCAAACCTCTTCGCAGCGACCGCAAAAAATGCAGCGCCCAAGGTTGAACTGCCAGGCCAGCTCTTTGGTTGCCAGATCCGTTTCAACCGTCAGCGCATTCGACGGACAGGCGTTCACGCAGGCGGCGCAGCCGATGCACTGCTGCGGATTGTGTTCAGGTTTGCCGCGAAAGTTTTTATCGACCGGAATCGGCTCCAGCGGATAACTGCTGGTAACCGTGCCGGTTTTGACCACTTTTTTGATAAAGGTAAACATCACGAGTCCTTATTTCAGCGGCGAGTTTTTACGCTCGATGCTGTAACGCTCAAGCTCTTTGTACGCCACCACTTTGCTTTTCTTTTTACGCACATCGACCACCGTCATGCGGTCGGTGCAGGAGTAGCACGGATCCAGGCTGCCAATGATCAGCGGCGCATCAGAGACGGTGTTGCCGCGCAGCATGTAGCGCAGCGTCGGCCAGTTGGCGTAGGTCGCCGCACGACAGCGCCAGCGATAGAGTTTTTGATTGTCGCCAGTCATGCTCCAGTGGATATCATCCCCACGCGGCGCTTCGGCAAAGCCAAGCGCAAAGCGGTTAGGAATATAGGTAAAGCCCTCGACCATCAGCGGACCGCCCGGCAGGTTATCCAGACCAAAATCGATCATATTCAGCGCGGTGAACACCTCGTTGATACGCACTTTCAAACGCGAAATTACGTCGCAACCCTGTTCGGTGTGAATCGTCATGGGCAGCAGGCCATACCCGACAAACGGGTGATCGGTGCGGGTATCGCGGGCGTGACCACTGGCGCGAACCATCGGGCCGACGTTGCTGAAATCGCGGGCAATTTGCGGATCAAGGCGACCAATGCCCACGGTACGTTGTTCGATGTTTGGCGTACTGAGCAGCATATCGACCAGCTCCTGCACGTCGCGGCGCATTTGCTGCGCCAGCAAGCGGGTCTGGATCATGTCATCTTTCAGCAGATCGCGACGAATCCCGCCGATCAGATTCAAACCGTAGGTTTTACGCGCTCCGGTGAGGATTTCCGCCATTTTCATGGAGGCTTCACGCACGCGGAAAAACTGCATAAACCCGGAGTCAAAACCTACAAAGTGGCAGGCCAGTCCCAGGTTGAGCAGGTGCGAATGCAGACGTTCCACTTCCAGCAAAATGGCGCGGATCATCTGCGCACGTTCCGGCACCACAATTCCCATGCCGTTTTCTACCGACGTGGTGTAGGCGGTGCTGTGGGCAAAGCCGCAAATGCCGCACACACGGTCAGACAGGAAGGTGACTTCGTTATAGCCCATGCGGGTTTCCGCCAGTTTCTCCATGCCACGGTGAACATAGAACAGACGGTAATCGGCATCGATAATGTTTTCGCCATCGACGAACAGGCGGAAATGGCCTGGCTCATCGGAGGTGACGTGCAACGGGCCAATCGGCACCACGTTATTTTTTTTGCTGCCCAGCTCGTTGATGAATTCGTAGGTTTCGCTGTCGGTCGTTGGCGCAGGGCGCTGACGATAATCCATGCTGTCTTTACGCAGCGGATAGAGTTCGTCCGGCCAGTCGTCAGGCAAGACCAGACGGCGCTCATCCGGCAGGCCAACAGGCACCAGACCGTACATATCGCGCACTTCGCGCTCGCCCCAGACGGCCGCGGGCACGCGCGGCGTGACGGACGGGTATTCCGGTTTATTCGGATCCACTTCGACGCGAACGGTGAGCCAGCACTTCACGCCCTGCTCCATCGACATCACGTAATACACCGCGTAATTACCGCACAGCTGACGCTCATCGTTACCGAACAGCACCGACAGCCAGCCACCCTGCTGGTAATAAAGAAACTCCACCACTTCTGGCAGATAGTTCACCTTAATGGTGACGGTTATCTGATCTTTCGTCTGCCAGGACTCTTCCAGCACCACGCCGGGGAAGGCCTGATGCAGCGCGGCGAGATAGTTTTGACCTATTTTTTCTTCTGACATGCTCTGACTCTCTGTAATCACGCCACCAGCAAGGAGACGAATGCTAAAAATGCAAAACCAAAACCAGCCCAGGTGATGCGTGAGGTGGCAACAAACCGCAGTCGCGCCATGCTGTTTTCAAACAGGGCGATAATGAGGACGCCGGCCATCAGCTTGAGCGCGGCAATCACCACGGCCAGCACCAGACCACCGACGGAAAAGTGGATCATTTGCCCCCACGGGAAAAAGACGCCGACAAACATCTGCAACACAACCAGCTGTTTAAGGCTGATGCCCCACTTCAGCACCGCAAAGCCGTAGCCGCTGTATTCAGTCAGCGGGCCTTCCTGCAGCTCTTGCTCCGCTTCTGCAAGGTCGAACGGCAGTTTGCCCATCTCGATAAAGGTGGCAAACGCGCAGGCGCACAGCGCCAGAATCAGCGGGATGCTGCGCGCAACGGGCCAGTGATAGACGGTATCGGTGATAAAGCTGATATGGGTAGATCCCGCAACCTGCGCGGCGACCCACAATCCCAGCAGCAGGATCGGCTCCACTAATACGCCCAGCATCGCCTCGCGGCTGGCCCCGATGCCGGTGAACGGACTGCCGGTATCCAGACCCGCAATGGCAAAGAAAAAGCGCGCGATAGCAAAGAGGTAAATCAGGGTGATCAGATCGCCCAAAACAGGCAGCGGTGACCACACCGTCACCACCGGCAGCGCGGTGGCAATCGTCAGCATCACGCCGACCATGACAAACGGCGTCAGACGAAACACCCAACCCGCCGCATCGGGCGCAATGCTTTGACGCCCCATCAGCTTGAACAGGTCGCGATATTCTTGCAGCACGCCAGGACCACGACGGTTATGCATCCGCGCACGCGCCACACGGGTCACGCCGGAGAGCAGTGGCGCGACGGCAAACAACACCAGCGCCTGAAATAATGCCAGTAACAAACTCATGTCAGGCTCCTCGTGAAATCACAATCACCACCAGAACGGCCAGCTCGATCACGGCAAGACGACG
Coding sequences within it:
- the hypF_1 gene encoding (NiFe) hydrogenase maturation protein HypF, with product MTNQQALNDLDNIADGFLLHNRDILQRMDDSVVDDEGVMLRRARGYVPDAMTLPDGFKDIPPILALGADMKNTFCLVRDGQAVLSQHFGDLGDEGVASQWRGALAVIQQMYHFRPEHTVCDAHPGYRSAKWANEMALPTQTVLHHHAHAAACLAENGWPLEGGDVIALTLDGIGMGENGALWGGECLRVNYLTCEHLGGLPAVALPGGDLAARQPWRNLLAHCQAFVPDWLSRPETRPVQQQNWPLLATAIARASTRRWRRPADGYLMPWPARSLLRQWCKAMKAKRPANWKRWRCGAPEWNIPLRCRLKILCQT
- the hypF_2 gene encoding (NiFe) hydrogenase maturation protein HypF, whose protein sequence is MSDGGVQLRVRGKVQGVGFRPFVWQLANQLHLRGDVCNDGEGVLVRLSGDAVAFTEQLLQQCPPLARIDEVETQPFHWPRPPAEFTIRRSAAGSMATQIVPDAATCPACLAEMRDPRERRYRYPFINCTHCGPRFTIIRAMPYDRPATSMANFPLCAPCDEEYRNPADRRFHAQPVACPDCGPALEWRSGNERCSRENALQAAVTSLKAGGIVAIKSLGGFHLVCDARNVLAIARLRERKHRPAKPLAVMVTDIAHLPASVQELLKSPAAPIVLTSKMFLPDLPHEIAPGLDTIGVMLPSNPLQHLLMDGMACPLVMTSGNLSGKPPR
- the hydN_2 gene encoding electron transport protein, producing MNRFIMADASKCIGCRTCEVACVVSHQAQQDCASLTPESFLPRIHVIKGVNISTAAICRQCEDAPCANVCPNGAINRENGFVQVMQERCIGCKTCVVACPYGAMEVVVRPVVRNSGAGLSVRADKAEANKCDLCHHRETGPACMEACPTHALVCVDRNKLEQMSAEKRRRAAFDTSSAMLF
- the ascG_1 gene encoding LacI family transcriptional regulator translates to MTTMLEVAKRAGVSKATVSRVLSGNGYVSQETKDRVFQAIEESGYRPNLLARNLATRRTQTLGLVVTNTLYHGVYFSELLFHAARMTEEKGRQLILADGKHSADEEREAIQYLLDMRCDAIIIYPRFLSVEEMDDIIQKHEQPIMVLNRRLRKNSSHCVWSDHKASCQAAVSQLIDMGHRDIAFITGSLDSPTGIERLSGYKDALAQHHIPLNDALIVEGKWNPESGALGVSTLLSRGETFTALVASNDDMAIGAVKQLHDSGVATPGQVSVIGFDDVSIAPYIIPSLSSVRIPVTEMIKETISRLIFMLDGGDFTLQQTFSGELILRDSVIAGPHV
- the bglF_3 gene encoding PTS system maltose and glucose-specific transporter IIC, giving the protein MAKNYAALANDVVSALGGKDNVAAVTHCMTRLRFVLHDESKVDTATLKSLSGVLGVVRNDNQCQVIIGNTVSQAYREVVSLLPAGMQPAQPQGPQKLTLKRIGAGILDALIGTMSPLIPAIIGGSMVKLLAMILEMTGVLPKGAPTLTILTVIGDGAFFFLPLMVAASAAIKFKTNVSLAIAIAGVLVHPSFIELMAKAAQGEHVEFAFIPVTAVKYTYTVIPALVMTWCLSYIEVWVDKITPAVTKNFLKPMLIVLIAAPLAIVLIGPLGIWIGSAISALVYTVHGYLGWLSVAIMGALWPLLVMTGMHRVFTPTIIQTIAETGKEGMVMPSEIGANLSLGGSSLAVAWKTKNPELRQTALAAAASAIMAGISEPALYGVAIRLKRPLIASLISGFICGAVAGMAGLASHSMAAPGLFTSVQFFDPANPMTIVWVFGVMALAVVLSFVLTLLLGFEDIPVEDDAEKARALQTAPVQAQEARA
- the bglA_2 gene encoding cryptic 6-phospho-beta-glucosidase, giving the protein MSVFPQGFLWGGALAANQSEGAYREGGKGLTTVDMIPHGASRLAVKVGKEKRFALREDEFYPSHEAIDFYHRYKEDIALMAEMGFTVFRTSIAWSRLYPNGDEPLPNQEGIAFYRAVFEECKKYNIEPLVTLCHFDVPMHLVTEYGSWRNRKMVDFFARYARTCF
- the bglH_2 gene encoding cryptic 6-phospho-beta-glucosidase yields the protein MPVPVFEEFNGLVKYWLTFNEINIMLHSPFSGAGLVFEECENEDQVKYQAAHHELVASALATKIAHEVNPQNQVGCMLAGGNFYPYSCKPEDVWMALEKDRENLFFIDVQARGRYPSYSARVFREKGVTIVKDPGDDALLKNTVDFVSFSYYASRCASADMNANNTSAANIVKSLRNPHIEVSAWGWGIDPLGLRITMNMMYDRYQKPLFLVENGLGAKDEFDANGEINDDYRISYLREHIRAMGDAIEDGVPLIGYTSWGCIDLVAASTGEMSKRYGFVYVDRDDAGNGSLDRIRKKSFWWYKKVIASNGADLD
- the hycI gene encoding hydrogenase 3 maturation protease; protein product: MTDVLLCVGNSLMGDDGAGPLLAEMCAVHPQGNWVVIDGGSAPENDVVAIRELRPDRVLIVDATDMGLNPGEIRLVDPDDIAEMFMMTTHNMPLNYLVDQIKDDVVEVLFLGIQPDIVGFYYPMTPPIKEAVDVVYSRLAQWEGDGGFAQL
- a CDS encoding formate hydrogenlyase maturation HycH; translation: MSERVVFSQLSRKFIDENDATPDAAQQVVYYSLAIGHHLGVIDCLEAALSCPWQEYLAWIGTLEAGSTARRKMEGVPKYGEIVIDSNHIAMLANAFDAALAIQSPEQQAWSKTVLSMLHDIHQESAIYLMVRRIRD
- the hycG gene encoding NADH ubiquinone oxidoreductase, 20 kDa subunit, with translation MSHLLGPRDDNGIPVPMTVDESIANMKASLLKKIKRSAYVYRVDCGGCNGCEIEIFATLSPLFDAERFGIKVVPSPRHADILLFTGAMTRAMRSPALRAWQSAPRSENLYFLRRLR
- the ndhI gene encoding formate hydrogenlyase complex iron-sulfur subunit; the encoded protein is MFTFIKKVVKTGTVTSSYPLEPIPVDKNFRGKPEHNPQQCIGCAACVNACPSNALTVETDLATKELAWQFNLGRCIFCGRCEEVCPTAAIKLSQEYELAVWKKEDFLQQSRFALCNCRVVQSSFLPCKKRSTTRLRC
- the hycE gene encoding hydrogenase 3 large subunit, with translation MSEEKIGQNYLAALHQAFPGVVLEESWQTKDQITVTIKVNYLPEVVEFLYYQQGGWLSVLFGNDERQLCGNYAVYYVMSMEQGVKCWLTVRVEVDPNKPEYPSVTPRVPAAVWGEREVRDMYGLVPVGLPDERRLVLPDDWPDELYPLRKDSMDYRQRPAPTTDSETYEFINELGSKKNNVVPIGPLHVTSDEPGHFRLFVDGENIIDADYRLFYVHRGMEKLAETRMGYNEVTFLSDRVCGICGFAHSTAYTTSVENGMGIVVPERAQMIRAILLEVERLHSHLLNLGLACHFVGFDSGFMQFFRVREASMKMAEILTGARKTYGLNLIGGIRRDLLKDDMIQTRLLAQQMRRDVQELVDMLLSTPNIEQRTVGIGRLDPQIARDFSNVGPMVRASGHARDTRTDHPFVGYGLLPMTIHTEQGCDVISRLKVRINEVFTALNMIDFGLDNLPGGPLMVEGFTYIPNRFALGFAEAPRGDDIHWSMTGDNQKLYRWRCRAATYANWPTLRYMLRGNTVSDAPLIIGSLDPCYSCTDRMTVVDVRKKKSKVVAYKELERYSIERKNSPLK
- the hycD gene encoding respiratory-chain NADH dehydrogenase, subunit 1, coding for MSLLLALFQALVLFAVAPLLSGVTRVARARMHNRRGPGVLQEYRDLFKLMGRQSIAPDAAGWVFRLTPFVMVGVMLTIATALPVVTVWSPLPVLGDLITLIYLFAIARFFFAIAGLDTGSPFTGIGASREAMLGVLVEPILLLGLWVAAQVAGSTHISFITDTVYHWPVARSIPLILALCACAFATFIEMGKLPFDLAEAEQELQEGPLTEYSGYGFAVLKWGISLKQLVVLQMFVGVFFPWGQMIHFSVGGLVLAVVIAALKLMAGVLIIALFENSMARLRFVATSRITWAGFGFAFLAFVSLLVA